TCACGCAAACGGGGATACGTAAAATTTCCTTTGCGCGCATTATAGTTTCAAATTTACAAAGCGGAGCGTTTGGTTTGGTCGGGCTCGCAAACACGGCGCCAAATGCTGCATATGAAGCGCCCTCATCCTGCGCTTTTAGGGCTAAATTTAGATCGTCATAGCAGCTAACGCCGATAAATGCGTCCTCGCCTAGGATCTTTCTAGCGGCCTTTACTCCGCCGTCATCCTTGCCGATGTGCACGGCGTTTGCGCCTATTTTGGCGGCAAATTTGACATCGTCGTTTACGATAAATCTCGCGCCGTAACGCTCGCAAAGCTCTTTTAGCGCAACAGCTACGCGCTCGTTTTTTGGCTCGATTTTAGTGCGGTACTGCAAAAGCTTCACTCCGCACTCTAGCAGCTCCCCGGCCTGCACTAGCACGCTGCTTTCGGGCGTTAGGATGTCGTCCGTGATAGCGTAAATTTTAGCCACGGTTTGCGCCGGCGGCTTTGTGATCTAGTAGCCGCACGCCGAAATTTGAGCCGTGGGCGTTTTTGATCGCGTTTGCGACGAAGGCTTTGGCGTGCCTGATCGCCGTTATCTCGTCTGCCCCGCAAGCTAGGGCGCATGCGATAGCCGTGGCGAAGCTACATCCCGCGCCGTGCATGATCGTAGGATGCTCTAGTGGCTCGCCAAATTTAACTATCTCGCCGCTTTTTTTATAAAGCGTGTCCTCGCAAATCTCGCTCGTTCGCGTGCGTTTTAGCACTACGTCGCAGGGCAGATCCGCACTTAAATTTAACCGCTCGCCGTCAAAATTTAACCCCAAAATGCGTGCTTCGTCTAAATTTGGCGT
This region of Campylobacter showae CSUNSWCD genomic DNA includes:
- the thiE gene encoding thiamine phosphate synthase, with product MAKIYAITDDILTPESSVLVQAGELLECGVKLLQYRTKIEPKNERVAVALKELCERYGARFIVNDDVKFAAKIGANAVHIGKDDGGVKAARKILGEDAFIGVSCYDDLNLALKAQDEGASYAAFGAVFASPTKPNAPLCKFETIMRAKEILRIPVCVIGGINAANIAQIAALNPDYIAVISALYRPASIKENLKNLQAFL